From a single Falco naumanni isolate bFalNau1 chromosome 17, bFalNau1.pat, whole genome shotgun sequence genomic region:
- the SYT2 gene encoding synaptotagmin-2 has protein sequence MTFKQASMMAPEATATTMPMTTMENSTEAAGPGESKEDMFTKLRDKFMNELNKIPLPPWALIAIAVVAGLLILTCCFCICKKCCCKKKKNKKEKGKGMKNAMNMKDMKSGNQDDDDAEMGLTEGEGEEEEKEPENLGKLQFSLDYDFQANQLTVGILQAAELPALDMGGTSDPYVKVFLLPDKKKKYETKVQKKTLNPAFNETFTFKVPYQELGGKTLVMAIYDFDRFSKHDIIGEVKVPMNTVDLGQPIEEWRDLQSGEKEEPEKLGDICISLRYVPTAGKLTVCILEAKNLKKMDVGGLSDPYVKIHLLQNGKRLKKKKTTVKKKTLNPYFNESFSFEIPFEQIQKVQVVITVLDYDKLGKNEAIGKIFTGCNSTGTELRHWSDMLANPRRPIAQWHSLKPEEEVDAALGKNK, from the exons ATGACGTTCAAGCAAGCGTCCATGATGGCCCCGGAGGCCACAGCCACCACGATGCCCATGACCACGATGGAGAACTCCACCGAGGCTGCAGGGCCGGGTGAGAGCAAGGAGGACATGTTCACCAAGCTGAGGGACAAGTTCATGAATGAGCTCAACAAGATCCCCT TGCCACCCTGGGCCCTCATCGCCATCGCGGTGGTAGCTGGACTCCTCATCCtcacctgctgcttctgcatctgcaagaagtgctgctgcaagaagaagaagaacaaGAAGGAGAAAGGCAAAGGCATGAAGAATGCCATGAACATGAAGGACATGAAGTCAGGCAACCAG gatgatgatgatgcagAGATGGGTCTGACAGAGGgggaaggtgaggaggaggagaaggagccGGAGAATCTGGGCAAGTTGCAGTTCTCACTGGACTACGATTTCCAGGCGAACCAG ctGACAGTGGGGATCCTCCAAGCTGCTGAACTGCCAGCTTTGGACATGGGTGGCACCTCGGACCCATACGTCAAGGTGTTCCTGCTCcctgacaagaagaaaaagtatgAGACCAAAGTGCAGAAGAAGACACTCAACCCTGCCTTCAACGAGACCTTCACCTTCAAG GTCCCCTACCAGGAGCTGGGCGGGAAGACGCTGGTGATGGCCATCTATGACTTTGATCGCTTCTCCAAACATGACATTATCGGTGAGGTGAAGGTGCCCATGAACACGGTGGACCTGGGCCAGCCCATTGAGGAGTGGCGGGACCTGCAGAGCGGTGAGAAGGAGGAG CCAGAGAAGCTGGGAGATATCTGCATCTCCCTCCGGTACGTGCCCACAGCCGGGAAACTCACTGTCTGCATCCTGGAGGCCAAGAACCTGAAGAAGATGGATGTCGGTGGCCTCTCAG ATCCCTATGTGAAGATCCACCTGCTGCAGAATGGCAAGAGGTTGAAGAAGAAGAAGACCACAGTCAAGAAGAAGACCCTGAACCCCTACTTCAATGAGTCCTTCAGCTTTGAGATCCCCTTTGAGCAAATACAG AAAGTGCAAGTGGTCATCACGGTGCTGGACTATGACAAGCTCGGGAAGAACGAAGCCATCGGCAAGATCTTCACGGGCTGCAACTCCACGGGCACAGAGCTGCGGCACTGGTCTGACATGCTGGCCAACCCCCGGCGGCCCATCGCCCAGTGGCACTCACTGAAGCCAGAGGAAGAAGTAGATGCAGCTCTCGGGAAAAACAAATAG